TCAAAGGTATTGCACTGTCTATTGCTTTTAACACTGTAAACTTAAACTTGGGCTTGATAATATACCTCATTGTCTCTGAAAAACCGCTAAAACCATGGCATGGGGCCACATTTATCTCAGTATTTCAAGGGTGGGGGCCTTTGCTAAGTTTAGCACTGCCTAGTCTTATTTCAGTGTGCTTGGAGTGGTGGTGGTATGAAATAATGTTGTTCTTGTGTGGATTATTGAGTAATCCGCAGGCTAGTTTGGCTGCAATGGGCATCCTTATTCAAACAACAGGCTTGTTATATGTGGTTCCAATCTCTTTAAGTGGTGGTTTAACAACCCGGGTTGGCCATGCTCTGGGCGCTGGTCAACCGTCCCGGGCCCAATGGACAGCCATTATTGGACTTAGTGTGGCCTTTGCTTTTGGACTCTCGGCCCTCACTTTCATGACTGTAGTGAGGTCTGTGTGGGGAAAGTTGTTCACAGACGAGTCTCAGACTCTGGATTTGGTTTCAGCTGCACTTCCAGTTTTGGGGTTATGCGAACTCGGAAACTCTCCCCAAACGGCTGCATGTGGGGTCTTAACAGGCACGGCACGTCCTAAGCTAGGTGCCCGGATAAACTTGTTTGCATTTTACCTCATCGGATTACCCGTGGCTATTCTCATTACTTTCGTGTACAATGTTGGCTTTCTAGGTCTatggtttgggttgctatcagcACAGTTTTCCTGTTTGTTTATGATGGGGTACGCATTGATCCACACAGATTGGAGGTACCAAATTAAAAGGGCTGAGGAACTGACTCTTGCCGTAGAAGAAAGGCCAGATAGGGATGATTTGGAAAGTGACCTACTTATCACTGTTCcctaaattctaaaaataaatcaagtcGGTCGATGGACCCATTTTTTGGCAAGAGTATCGAGGATAAACCAGGATATACATAACTGAGTACAAATTGCGTACACCTTGGTCATCGTTATACGCAATCTTGACGTTGAACAGATACAAAAAACTACTTCCATCCATTCATGTGGATCATGATCAAATGCATTGGTAACTCGTTGTCTAGGATATTCATATCTTTTTgcttcatatttttatttgtccATCTTTGCAGCAAGATCGGAGACAACAGAAAATGCGTTCCCTCCAATTAAGAAACACGCACTCGTACACGCATGCATGCCTTTTCTGATTTCTTAATTCCCATGCATTATTATACATGATCTCTTTTTCAAATGGTACACTTAATTATATTGCGATTCGCAAGTAGCCAATAATGAGTTTGCGgaggaaagaaaaggaaaggacgaTGCGTTATTTTACTCTCAGTGGCTTAAACTCCATCTCATCCCCACCGGCCACCTCGATCCTTCCGATACATGGATGCCAAACAGGAATACATTACGTACCTTGCTAATGACTATATCTAGATCACTCTAATGTATCAAAATTAGCGCTCGAGAGGATGAGAAGAaatgtaattaaaataattccAAGCCTGCAAATCATGTCCTTCAGTCCCATGCCGAAATTAATTTCTGTGACTTATAATAACCCTGGGATATTAATGGTCTATCATATTAATGCCTTCGATCGGCAGTCGATAAGAGCCTCGGGGTCATTTTGGAATGAAAGAATTTGGATAATATTGAGGATCATCAggcataatttaatttctagTCACTTGTGATGTGATGAACAATTTGGAAGGAAGGGTGAGTGCCAGTGTAAGAAAGTAAAAACAAGAAGTATAAAAACAGAGAGCTGGGTCTATGGAGAATAAAACTTTTCCTCTGGTATATTATGCTCAATGTAAATTATGTCTGTGGCAAAATAATGGTATATGTACATAAAGGAATCATAACCAACTAACAGAATTAGCCTAGCTGTCCTATTTCTAGCTCGTAATTGtaataaaagtaaatgaaaaatataacaaagaAATACAACAAATGCAAAAGAATAATTAATGACTTGTAGCTTGACTTGTGTCCTCTAACCCCCCCCGTATATTATgctcaatattataaattacgTCTGTggcaaaataatgatatatgtatAGAAAGGAATCATAACCAACTAATAGAATTGGCCTAGTTGTCCTATTGCTAGCTGGTAATTGtaataaaagtaaatgaaaaatatgacaAAGAAATACAACAAATGCAAAAGAATATTTAATGACTTGTAGCTTGACTTGTGAGTGTAACAGATGAGAGGGTAAAGCCTTTGTGAATATGTCGGCTAGCTGAGTTTGAGAGAACACATGAGCTGTAGTGACATATTCGGCTTAAATCTGATCTCAAACCAAGTGACAATCAAGTTCAATAtgcttcgttctctcatgaAACACTGGGTTGGCAGCAATGTGAAGGGCCGCTTGGTTGTCACAAAAAATGAGTGCAGCTTGAGGATGATGGATGCCAAGATCAGTGAGGAAGTAACGAAGCCAGGTTAATTCGGAACATGTGACTGCCATAGACTTGTATTCAGATTCAGCTAAAGATCGAGGGACAACCGTTTGTTTCTTAGATTTCCAAGAAACTAGAGAATCgcctaaaaaaatacaataacccATTGAGGAGCGACGAGTGTTGGGACAATAtgcccaatctgaatcacaaTATACCTTAAGTTGTAattgagaagaagatgagagtAGAATATCTTGACCAGGGGCTGTTTTGATGTATCTGAGGACTTTGTAAGCTACTACCAAATGAGAAGATGTCGGCCTATCCATGAATTGACTTAAGAGTTGGACAGCAAAACAAAGATATGGTCTTGTAATTGTCAAATACTGCAATCTCCCAATTAACCTTCGAAACAAGCTTGGATCAGTTAGAGGAGTGCCCTCATCCTTACTTAGTTTAGAATTCTAATCCATGGAAAGCTTGAGGGGCTTGCAACCAAGCATGCCCGAATTAGCCAAGATATCCAAAACATACTTCCTTTGACATATGTGTATGCCTTGAGAGGATCGAGCAATTTTCAGGCCTAAAAAAGACCTTAAACAACCAAGGTCTTTAATTTTGAACTTGTGATTCAAAAAAAATCGGAGTGAGTCAATGGAGTTTGACAAGTACTAGCAACtacaatatcatccacataaaccaaTAAAACAGTGTAAGAGGTCTTACCATGTTTAGTGAACAAACTATAATCAGCTTTGGATTGGATGAAACCAAACTcaatgagagaggaagagaatttGGAGTACCACTGCCTAGAGgcttgtttaagtccataaagACTTTTGTGCAACTTACAAACTTGGTTGTGTTTTCCTTTGTCATATCCAggtggttttttttatataaattttctcgGTTAAGTCACCATTGAGGAAAGCATTGTTTAcataaaatgatgtaaaaaCCATCATTTAACTGCTGAAACAGTAAGCAAGCACCTCACGGTGACAAGTTTTGCAACTGGTGAAAATGTTTCGGTATAATCAATACCTTCAAGTTGGGTGTATCCCTTAGCTACTAAACGAGCTTTTAATCTCTCTACAGTACCAttagatttaaattttactttGTAAACATACTTACAATCTATTGCCTCTTTCCCTGCAGAAATATAAGTGACTGTTCAGGTATGGTTTTGTTCCAAAGCTGCAATTTCAACTTCCATAGCTTGGCACCAACCAGGGTCTTTTAAAGCTTGCTTATAAGATGTGGGTTCAGAGTGGATTGAAATGGAGGAAGTGAAAGCTTGAAAAGATggagtgaatttttttataagagatgcaattagataaagaaaaagacttACCATGAGAAGCAGCTGGAACCTTGGAACCCGATTGGTGAGGTGA
This genomic interval from Juglans regia cultivar Chandler chromosome 3, Walnut 2.0, whole genome shotgun sequence contains the following:
- the LOC108984502 gene encoding protein DETOXIFICATION 53-like isoform X1 is translated as MCTSTESRGIINGEPLLPKEECCNNEETMGARSEGRFVNGFLRWLLLLSGSFRTLPLTEMGEEVQALGKIAGPIVMTTLLIYSRSVISMLFLGRLGKTELAGGALAIAFGNITGNSILKGLSTGMEPICCQAYGAKRYSVLSQMFQKTLCLLLLVSIPISVLWLFVDPIFQWLGQDPDITKVAKVYMIFSIPELLAQAHLYPLRIFLRTQGLTSPLTIAATFSAVLHLPINYFLATYMKLGVKGIALSIAFNTVNLNLGLIIYLIVSEKPLKPWHGATFISVFQGWGPLLSLALPSLISVCLEWWWYEIMLFLCGLLSNPQASLAAMGILIQTTGLLYVVPISLSGGLTTRVGHALGAGQPSRAQWTAIIGLSVAFAFGLSALTFMTVVRSVWGKLFTDESQTLDLVSAALPVLGLCELGNSPQTAACGVLTGTARPKLGARINLFAFYLIGLPVAILITFVYNVGFLGLWFGLLSAQFSCLFMMGYALIHTDWRYQIKRAEELTLAVEERPDRDDLESDLLITVP
- the LOC108984502 gene encoding protein DETOXIFICATION 53-like isoform X2, whose translation is MMGEEVQALGKIAGPIVMTTLLIYSRSVISMLFLGRLGKTELAGGALAIAFGNITGNSILKGLSTGMEPICCQAYGAKRYSVLSQMFQKTLCLLLLVSIPISVLWLFVDPIFQWLGQDPDITKVAKVYMIFSIPELLAQAHLYPLRIFLRTQGLTSPLTIAATFSAVLHLPINYFLATYMKLGVKGIALSIAFNTVNLNLGLIIYLIVSEKPLKPWHGATFISVFQGWGPLLSLALPSLISVCLEWWWYEIMLFLCGLLSNPQASLAAMGILIQTTGLLYVVPISLSGGLTTRVGHALGAGQPSRAQWTAIIGLSVAFAFGLSALTFMTVVRSVWGKLFTDESQTLDLVSAALPVLGLCELGNSPQTAACGVLTGTARPKLGARINLFAFYLIGLPVAILITFVYNVGFLGLWFGLLSAQFSCLFMMGYALIHTDWRYQIKRAEELTLAVEERPDRDDLESDLLITVP